The region TGGGAGACTTGTAAAAAAAGGAATGCTTCATACAGAAACAGAAGGAAATAAGTATGTTTATTCCACTAATATAACTGAAAATGAATTTATCAAAAGTACTCTAAATGAAACTTTCGATAATATTTGTAATAAAGACGTTGGTAAAACAATAGTGGATTTAATTTCAAAATCAACGCTGAGTTTTCAGGATATAGACAGACTGGAAAAAGTACTTGAAATGAAGAAGAAAGATGCGGTTGAAGAAGTCCCTTGCACATGTGTTCCTGGACAGTGTAATTGTAAGGATGATAACTGTTCACCAAAACACTAAAATATCGTAGAAAATCAAAATATGAAGAAAGAGTGAGAAACATGAATAAAACACCCTTTAAAATATGAAACTGAACCAGATAATTAAAAAAGGAGATGAAAATGAATGGCAACAAAAACATTTAATATAGAAGGTATGACTTGTGCATCTTGTGTACAGACAGTTGAAAAAGCGACCAAGAAATTGCCCGGTGTACAAGAATCTAATGTAAATTTAGCTACTGAAAAATTAAATATCAGTTTTGACGAGAATGCAGTATCCGCACAAGATATTCAAAATGCCGTAAATAAGGCTGGGTATAAGGCGTTAACAGACGTGGAGCAGAAATCATTCGCTATAACTGGTATGACTTGTGCATCATGTGTTCAAACTGTTGAAAAAGCAACAAGAAAAATGGATGGTGTCATTGAATCTAATGTAAATTTAGCTACAGAAAAACTGACAATCCAGTATGATCCGACAGTTGTTTCTGTGTCAGATATTACTCAAGCAGTTTCAAATGCAGGGTATGAAGCACATGAAGATTTGGAAACGCCAGATTCAGTCAATGAGGAAAAAGATAAAAAACAACAGAAAATTAAATCCATATGGACACGATTTTTGGGTTCAGCAATTTTCACTATTCCCCTGTTCTATATCGCGATGGGGCACATGATAGGCTTACCATTGCCAGAAATAATTGATCCAATGGTGAACCCTGAATGGTTTTCACTAATACAACTTATATTAACGATACCAGTTATGATTTATGGCTTGAATTTCTTCACGGTAGGATACAAAACACTATTTAGAGGACATCCAAATATGGATTCTTTAGTTGCCTTAGGAACTAATGCTGCGTTCGTCTACAGTTTAGGGGCAACAATAGCGATTTGGTTAGGTCATACCAGTTATGCAGGAAATCTATATTATGAGTCTACAGCGGTAATCCTTACGTT is a window of Abyssicoccus albus DNA encoding:
- a CDS encoding CopY/TcrY family copper transport repressor; translated protein: MNTEVDSKITDSEWEVMRVVWAQDNVTSKEIRKVLEQKKNWKPATTKTFIGRLVKKGMLHTETEGNKYVYSTNITENEFIKSTLNETFDNICNKDVGKTIVDLISKSTLSFQDIDRLEKVLEMKKKDAVEEVPCTCVPGQCNCKDDNCSPKH